The following coding sequences are from one Rathayibacter sp. SW19 window:
- a CDS encoding ArsR/SmtB family transcription factor: MDEYQTQTLDRVFGAVADPTRRAILTRLARSDERVTDVARNFSISLNSVSKHIRVLEGAGLVRRTVRGRTHMLSLNGAPLADASEWLEHYRTFWTDSLAALDRFVSGAPDANGSAAHASAADDDDDAVRP; the protein is encoded by the coding sequence ATGGATGAATATCAAACACAAACGCTTGATCGAGTGTTCGGCGCGGTGGCCGACCCGACTCGACGAGCAATCCTGACCCGCTTGGCCCGGTCCGACGAGCGGGTTACGGATGTTGCGCGCAACTTCTCGATATCGCTCAACTCGGTGTCCAAGCACATCCGGGTGCTCGAGGGTGCGGGCCTCGTGCGCAGAACCGTGCGTGGTCGAACACACATGCTGTCGTTGAACGGTGCACCGCTCGCGGATGCCTCTGAATGGCTGGAGCACTACCGCACGTTCTGGACTGACAGCCTCGCTGCCCTCGACCGCTTCGTCTCCGGCGCTCCGGATGCGAACGGTTCGGCCGCACACGCGAGCGCAGCCGACGACGACGACGACGCGGTGCGCCCATGA
- a CDS encoding nitroreductase family deazaflavin-dependent oxidoreductase yields MTDVDRNTVQEFRANKGQVGGALAGTPLILIHHIGARSRIERVTPLVCSPQDDGTFAIVASNGGSVSHPAWYYNVMANPSVIVEFESETFSALAEEVTGQDRDRLWPALLAGSPSLTAFDESTERSIPLILLRRHTP; encoded by the coding sequence GTGACTGACGTCGATCGCAACACTGTCCAGGAGTTCCGAGCGAATAAGGGACAGGTCGGCGGGGCGCTCGCAGGCACCCCGCTGATCCTGATCCACCACATCGGCGCCCGGTCCCGGATCGAGCGCGTCACACCATTGGTCTGCTCGCCGCAAGATGACGGCACCTTTGCAATCGTCGCGTCAAACGGCGGATCGGTGTCTCACCCTGCGTGGTACTACAACGTGATGGCCAATCCGAGTGTGATCGTTGAGTTCGAGTCTGAGACGTTTTCGGCGCTCGCAGAGGAGGTGACCGGTCAGGACCGAGATCGGCTCTGGCCAGCACTGCTGGCCGGTTCACCGAGTCTCACAGCTTTCGATGAAAGCACCGAACGATCGATCCCGTTGATCCTCCTCAGGCGCCACACACCATGA
- a CDS encoding SRPBCC family protein yields MTDIATAPAIVVSRVINASAERLFDAWLDPQAVGIWLRPGNAETTDATIDARVGGRFTIVMNSATPTIHGGTYQVIDRPRRLAFTWRSSHTDDRDTLVTVDFVAVDAADAAVPSTEVIITHEQLPHEKARLEHTDGWSDGLALLERFVAETR; encoded by the coding sequence ATGACCGACATCGCAACTGCACCGGCAATCGTCGTGAGCCGGGTGATCAACGCGAGCGCTGAGCGGCTGTTCGACGCGTGGCTCGATCCCCAAGCCGTCGGCATATGGCTGCGGCCCGGAAATGCCGAGACCACCGATGCCACCATCGACGCACGCGTCGGCGGCCGGTTCACGATCGTGATGAACTCCGCAACCCCCACGATTCACGGCGGCACATATCAAGTGATCGATCGCCCGCGGCGGCTTGCCTTCACCTGGCGCTCGTCGCACACCGACGACCGGGACACGCTTGTCACCGTTGATTTCGTCGCGGTCGACGCGGCCGATGCCGCCGTGCCCAGCACCGAGGTCATCATCACCCATGAGCAGCTTCCGCACGAGAAGGCGCGGCTCGAGCACACCGACGGATGGTCCGACGGTCTGGCATTGCTCGAACGGTTCGTCGCCGAGACGCGCTGA
- a CDS encoding ArsR/SmtB family transcription factor produces the protein MVVEAELSDDEVDRIFRALADATRRDILRRTIEAEQSVSTLAAAYDMSFAAVQKHVAVLETAHLIIKRAEGRERLVRTDPAMIARAQLLLERYQDLWRHRIHRIDALLAETAETAETTATTDEPQSKPRNPGGSHARD, from the coding sequence ATGGTTGTAGAAGCAGAGCTCAGTGACGACGAGGTGGACCGGATCTTCCGGGCCCTCGCCGACGCGACGCGGCGCGACATTCTGCGACGGACGATCGAGGCCGAGCAATCGGTCTCGACGCTCGCCGCTGCGTACGACATGTCGTTCGCAGCGGTGCAGAAACATGTCGCCGTGCTCGAGACTGCCCACCTGATCATCAAGCGGGCTGAGGGAAGGGAGCGACTCGTGCGCACCGACCCCGCCATGATCGCCCGGGCGCAGCTGCTGCTCGAGCGCTACCAGGATCTCTGGCGCCACCGCATTCATCGCATCGATGCGTTGCTCGCGGAGACGGCCGAGACAGCTGAGACAACCGCCACAACCGACGAACCACAGTCGAAACCCAGAAACCCAGGAGGAAGCCATGCCCGTGACTGA
- a CDS encoding LysM domain-containing protein, producing the protein MKRRRFAAIGIAVAITATLAGCFPVAEHAAADTVRGHTPRATVTTTRPTPSAIPNPALSRPATAEPGGTPAPSPTLTPVPAGTVVAQGDVASPKGSIHFHYRMVANGDNTYSAQYSGFTSTVPIPVSVTLIDIPPQVGDGLTYHGVGDHQLGGPTTTAVSSSASLGSEDQPSYPVALVTYSSVASGDGVPVELGPNKVLAVNTVHWSIPVRQSNVHPIDGGARTYATGSVTATTAGGAPRSYLIAPGDITAVVAQRFGISIEDLIWLNANLQVFGDQQYLYEGTTLNLDPDSL; encoded by the coding sequence GTGAAGCGACGCAGGTTCGCTGCAATCGGCATCGCGGTCGCTATCACCGCGACGCTCGCCGGATGCTTTCCGGTCGCCGAGCACGCCGCCGCGGATACCGTGCGCGGCCACACACCTCGTGCAACCGTCACCACCACGCGGCCGACCCCCTCGGCGATCCCAAATCCGGCGTTGTCGCGCCCCGCCACCGCCGAGCCGGGCGGCACCCCGGCGCCGAGCCCAACGCTGACGCCCGTTCCGGCGGGAACGGTCGTCGCGCAGGGGGACGTGGCCTCGCCGAAGGGCAGTATTCACTTTCACTATCGAATGGTCGCAAACGGCGACAACACATACTCCGCCCAGTACTCCGGCTTCACGTCGACGGTGCCGATTCCGGTGTCCGTCACACTGATCGATATTCCGCCCCAGGTCGGAGACGGGTTGACCTACCACGGAGTTGGCGACCACCAGCTCGGTGGTCCGACGACCACGGCGGTCTCGTCGTCGGCATCGCTCGGTTCCGAGGACCAACCCTCGTACCCGGTCGCTCTTGTGACGTACTCGTCTGTGGCCTCCGGTGATGGTGTGCCGGTCGAGCTCGGGCCGAACAAGGTTCTCGCCGTGAACACCGTGCACTGGTCTATTCCCGTTCGCCAGTCGAATGTGCATCCGATCGATGGCGGTGCGAGAACGTATGCCACCGGGTCGGTCACAGCGACCACCGCCGGCGGTGCCCCGCGGAGCTACCTGATCGCCCCGGGCGATATCACGGCTGTTGTCGCGCAGCGTTTTGGCATTTCGATCGAAGATTTGATCTGGCTGAACGCGAACTTGCAGGTGTTCGGCGATCAGCAGTATCTGTACGAGGGCACAACGCTGAATCTGGATCCGGACAGCCTCTGA
- a CDS encoding copper chaperone — MSVIAGESNTRQRPTRQNLSEAAAVTLTLALAAASWIAAIAMMRGMNMGVATELGSLASFMLLWIVMMAAMMLPGAVPAMLRRVRFVGRMRVAPFFIVAYLAIWAVVGVVMYALYKPHGTTVVGVVAIIVAAYELTPLKRRFRSLCHDGACTGLAFGLYCVGSSIGLMVLLLLVGAMNLVWMAAVAALVLMQKLLPAKATIDVPVAGAIAALGVLILIAPAALPGLMPAM; from the coding sequence ATGTCCGTTATCGCCGGTGAGAGCAACACCCGTCAGAGACCGACGCGTCAGAATCTGAGTGAGGCAGCGGCCGTAACGCTCACGCTGGCGCTCGCCGCGGCATCCTGGATCGCGGCCATCGCCATGATGCGCGGCATGAACATGGGCGTCGCAACCGAGCTGGGTTCCCTCGCTTCGTTCATGCTGTTGTGGATCGTCATGATGGCCGCCATGATGCTTCCGGGTGCTGTTCCGGCAATGCTGCGACGGGTGCGCTTTGTCGGGCGGATGCGCGTGGCACCGTTCTTCATCGTCGCGTACCTCGCAATCTGGGCGGTAGTCGGCGTCGTGATGTACGCACTGTACAAGCCGCACGGCACCACCGTCGTGGGCGTGGTCGCGATCATCGTCGCAGCATATGAGTTGACGCCGCTCAAGCGCCGCTTCCGCAGCCTGTGCCACGACGGCGCGTGTACCGGACTTGCGTTCGGCCTGTACTGCGTCGGTTCCAGCATCGGCCTGATGGTGCTGTTGCTGCTCGTCGGCGCCATGAACCTCGTCTGGATGGCGGCTGTCGCCGCCCTCGTGCTCATGCAGAAGCTCCTGCCAGCGAAGGCCACGATCGACGTGCCGGTCGCAGGTGCGATCGCAGCACTCGGCGTTCTGATTCTGATCGCCCCGGCGGCGCTGCCGGGCCTCATGCCAGCCATGTGA
- a CDS encoding carbohydrate kinase family protein has product MSDSGETTVGTAGTIEPAEFDVFLAGPVFMDIVLSGMEHAPVLGTESWAESMGTCPGGIANVAVALSRLGLSIALATAFGDDAYGDFCRESLELSEGIDISRSVRMVGKHTPVTVSLAYDGDRTLVSHGHPNEHPSVGTDVPRARAVFASVESGRSTPWLQKARDKGARVVLNSGWDASGRWDLDGLTDLKLADVFVANQAEAMAWTRTTDAVAAVRKLAELVPLAVVTRGPEGVVALDRESEAVVTLPGMAVKALDPTGAGDIFLAGLICGLLMGRPLRDALVLGCLSGSLSVERLGGSFSAPTPEELQQWYREHVRFGEPAFEKNYGFLSQLFPHNEHPRSPRRTIPTVGFRP; this is encoded by the coding sequence ATGTCGGACAGTGGCGAAACGACAGTAGGCACGGCGGGGACGATCGAACCCGCCGAGTTCGACGTCTTTCTCGCCGGCCCGGTTTTCATGGACATCGTGCTTTCCGGCATGGAACACGCCCCGGTGCTCGGAACCGAGAGTTGGGCCGAATCGATGGGTACGTGCCCGGGTGGCATCGCTAACGTAGCGGTGGCGCTGAGCAGGCTCGGCCTCTCGATCGCGTTGGCGACGGCCTTCGGTGACGACGCCTACGGAGATTTTTGCCGGGAGAGTCTCGAGCTTTCCGAGGGCATTGACATCAGCCGGTCGGTGCGCATGGTCGGCAAGCACACGCCGGTCACCGTGTCTCTTGCCTATGACGGCGACCGCACGCTGGTCTCGCACGGGCACCCGAATGAGCACCCGAGCGTCGGCACCGACGTGCCGCGAGCCCGGGCCGTGTTCGCCTCGGTGGAGAGCGGCCGCAGCACGCCCTGGTTGCAGAAGGCGCGCGACAAGGGCGCGCGAGTCGTGCTGAATAGCGGCTGGGATGCATCCGGTCGGTGGGATCTGGATGGACTGACCGACTTGAAATTGGCCGACGTGTTCGTCGCGAATCAAGCAGAAGCGATGGCCTGGACACGCACAACGGATGCCGTCGCCGCGGTGCGCAAACTGGCCGAGCTTGTTCCGCTGGCGGTTGTCACACGCGGGCCGGAAGGCGTTGTGGCGCTCGATCGGGAATCCGAAGCCGTGGTCACGCTGCCCGGCATGGCCGTGAAGGCGCTCGACCCAACGGGCGCTGGTGACATCTTTCTCGCCGGGTTGATCTGCGGCTTGCTGATGGGTCGACCGCTTCGGGACGCACTTGTGCTGGGCTGCCTGAGCGGCAGTCTGTCGGTTGAGCGCCTCGGCGGTTCGTTCTCTGCGCCGACTCCAGAGGAACTGCAACAGTGGTACCGCGAGCACGTGCGGTTCGGCGAGCCGGCGTTTGAGAAGAATTATGGCTTTCTGTCGCAGTTGTTTCCGCACAACGAGCATCCGCGGTCCCCGCGCCGTACGATTCCGACGGTCGGCTTCCGGCCGTAA
- a CDS encoding alpha/beta fold hydrolase: MTELTITTHTVGDGDDTITYDIRGDLAQATADRPALFLFGAPMDATGFQLLADHFADRPVVTYDPRGAGRNPLGSADISTEQHVDDLHRVVRALGVGRVDAFGSSGGAVNLLALAAAHPEDVRMVVAHEPPSAPELPDADAILAVVADMKRTYAEQGDGAAMAKFIAFVMFDGPVPADYLDRPAPDPAMFGMSADDDGVRTNPLLRNMPATIAYRPDLAALRSLGDRLVLAAGVESGQTMAARGARAIAAAVGIPVTEFPSNHGGFTAQPGMPSDPDGFAARLREVLG; encoded by the coding sequence ATGACCGAGCTGACCATTACCACGCACACCGTGGGCGACGGTGACGACACGATCACCTATGACATCCGCGGCGACCTCGCTCAGGCGACGGCCGACCGACCGGCGCTCTTTCTCTTCGGGGCACCGATGGACGCAACGGGCTTCCAGCTGTTAGCCGACCATTTCGCCGATCGGCCGGTCGTGACGTACGACCCACGCGGCGCAGGACGCAATCCCCTCGGTTCCGCCGACATCAGCACCGAGCAGCACGTCGACGATCTGCACCGCGTCGTCCGAGCTCTGGGCGTCGGCCGGGTCGACGCGTTCGGCAGCAGTGGTGGCGCGGTGAACCTGCTGGCACTGGCCGCCGCCCATCCGGAGGACGTGCGGATGGTGGTCGCACACGAGCCGCCCAGCGCGCCCGAACTGCCCGACGCCGACGCGATCCTCGCCGTGGTCGCGGACATGAAGCGCACCTACGCCGAGCAGGGCGATGGCGCGGCTATGGCGAAGTTCATCGCGTTCGTGATGTTCGACGGGCCGGTGCCGGCGGACTACCTCGACCGGCCGGCCCCGGACCCCGCAATGTTCGGCATGTCGGCAGACGACGACGGGGTGCGGACCAATCCCTTGCTGCGCAACATGCCGGCGACCATCGCGTATCGGCCTGACCTCGCTGCGCTCCGTTCGCTCGGTGACAGGCTCGTACTGGCCGCGGGTGTCGAGTCTGGGCAGACGATGGCGGCGCGCGGCGCCCGAGCGATTGCAGCGGCTGTCGGCATCCCCGTGACGGAATTTCCCAGCAATCACGGCGGCTTCACGGCGCAGCCGGGAATGCCCAGTGACCCCGACGGGTTCGCCGCTCGGCTGCGAGAGGTGCTCGGCTGA
- a CDS encoding TM2 domain-containing protein, translating into MSNPAAQQPPAAQQPPAAPQPPAAPQQTVFVQAGPVLPPRSIGAAYAFMLFTLIGVAGIQHFYMGKIGRGILWLLTFGVFGIGTIIDLFTLPSQVKTINARRAVGIS; encoded by the coding sequence ATGTCAAACCCAGCAGCCCAGCAACCGCCAGCAGCCCAGCAACCGCCCGCAGCACCGCAGCCACCGGCAGCACCGCAACAGACCGTCTTTGTGCAGGCGGGGCCGGTTCTGCCGCCACGGTCGATCGGCGCCGCATACGCATTCATGCTGTTCACGTTGATCGGGGTTGCCGGCATTCAACACTTCTACATGGGCAAGATCGGCCGCGGCATCCTGTGGCTGCTGACGTTCGGGGTCTTCGGGATCGGAACGATCATCGACCTGTTCACGTTGCCATCGCAAGTGAAGACCATCAACGCGCGCCGCGCGGTCGGGATTTCGTAA
- a CDS encoding SRPBCC family protein, producing the protein MPVTEIISDPATLTMNIHAEFDASIDRVWTVFTDPRQLERFWGPPGWPATFTQFEFTPGGLAQYSMTGPDGQTHHARWEFLRIDAPGSFEVLDGFANESGDLLTEMPPMRMIFSFDTDGERTRFHGVTHFESLKALEQSVAMGMVEGTRMAMSQLDTVLQNLRDYAQGKGTRLEVLDDQHVRITRLVEGPRELVWRAHTEPELLRQWLLGPEGWRMTVCEVDPVVGGRYRYAWEPVDGTPGQPFGFDGENLVIDAPRRTVTTEHMTGTDYPSTTNDLQLYEEDGATLLTLLIEYPDAATRDIVLATGMVDGMETSYQRLEREVLASV; encoded by the coding sequence ATGCCCGTGACTGAGATCATCAGTGACCCCGCAACGCTGACGATGAACATCCACGCCGAGTTCGATGCATCCATCGATCGCGTGTGGACCGTTTTTACCGACCCGCGCCAGCTCGAGCGGTTCTGGGGTCCTCCCGGGTGGCCCGCCACATTCACCCAGTTCGAGTTCACGCCAGGCGGCCTCGCACAGTACTCCATGACGGGGCCGGATGGCCAGACGCATCACGCCCGGTGGGAGTTTCTCCGCATCGATGCGCCCGGCTCGTTCGAGGTGCTCGACGGCTTCGCCAACGAGAGCGGAGACTTGCTCACCGAGATGCCGCCGATGCGCATGATCTTCTCCTTCGACACGGATGGCGAGCGCACCCGGTTCCACGGCGTGACGCATTTCGAGTCCCTCAAAGCGCTCGAGCAGTCAGTCGCTATGGGCATGGTCGAGGGCACTCGGATGGCGATGTCGCAGCTCGACACCGTGTTGCAGAACCTCCGCGACTACGCGCAGGGCAAGGGCACGCGGCTCGAGGTGCTCGACGACCAGCACGTGCGCATCACGCGACTCGTGGAGGGTCCACGCGAGCTCGTCTGGCGCGCGCACACCGAGCCTGAGCTGCTGCGGCAATGGTTGCTCGGCCCCGAGGGATGGCGCATGACCGTGTGCGAGGTCGATCCTGTGGTCGGCGGACGTTACCGCTACGCGTGGGAGCCCGTCGACGGCACACCGGGGCAGCCGTTCGGATTCGACGGCGAGAACCTCGTCATCGATGCGCCACGCCGAACCGTCACGACCGAGCACATGACCGGCACCGACTACCCGTCGACGACGAACGACCTGCAGCTCTACGAGGAGGACGGCGCGACCCTGCTGACCCTCCTCATCGAATATCCGGATGCGGCGACCCGCGACATCGTGCTCGCCACGGGCATGGTCGACGGCATGGAAACCAGCTACCAGCGCCTCGAGCGCGAGGTGCTCGCCTCGGTGTGA
- a CDS encoding dihydrofolate reductase family protein translates to MRKLIAAFKTSLDGRTEGPQGYADWVAAWSDDYGLTEQVDACVLGGGMYPGYEQYWTTIQNDPTGINPQTGTAPTAGEVEWARVASSTPHYVLSNTLTSANWPNVQFLRSLDELAALKQQEGRDIYLMGGATIAASAIGGGIVDELRLIVYPLIVGEGSALFATGGTRRALELRSSEQLPDGTLSLVYGIGRD, encoded by the coding sequence ATGCGCAAACTCATCGCAGCGTTCAAGACATCGCTCGACGGCAGGACGGAAGGCCCACAGGGATACGCAGACTGGGTTGCCGCCTGGTCAGACGACTACGGTCTGACGGAACAAGTGGACGCGTGCGTGCTCGGCGGCGGCATGTACCCCGGATACGAGCAGTATTGGACGACGATCCAGAACGATCCCACCGGCATCAACCCGCAAACGGGCACCGCGCCGACTGCCGGTGAGGTCGAATGGGCGCGAGTCGCCAGCAGCACTCCACACTACGTGCTCTCGAACACCCTTACGAGTGCCAATTGGCCGAACGTGCAGTTCCTGCGCAGCCTGGACGAACTGGCGGCGCTGAAACAACAGGAAGGCCGCGACATCTACCTGATGGGCGGGGCGACCATCGCGGCGAGCGCGATTGGCGGCGGGATCGTCGACGAGTTGCGGCTGATCGTCTACCCGCTGATCGTAGGTGAAGGGAGCGCCCTGTTTGCCACTGGCGGCACTCGCCGAGCACTCGAGCTTCGCTCGTCTGAGCAGCTTCCGGACGGAACGCTCAGCCTGGTGTACGGGATCGGTCGTGACTGA
- a CDS encoding DUF3151 domain-containing protein, translated as MTAENLLPEPETRLPAEPEVVAALAAASGDLGMLRAAVTAHPTSSLAWVTLADATFDPDAPLESYAYARVGYHRGLDALRRAGWRGQGPVPWTHEPNRGVLRSLYALRRAAAAIGEADEVARLDEFLAGADPDAAAAIEETRTAEIPVQQNPVQHHPSPPTEAIVIRGED; from the coding sequence ATGACCGCAGAGAACCTGTTGCCCGAGCCCGAGACGCGACTGCCCGCCGAGCCGGAGGTGGTTGCTGCGCTCGCCGCAGCATCCGGCGATCTGGGGATGCTTCGCGCGGCGGTCACGGCGCATCCGACGTCGTCGCTGGCGTGGGTCACGCTCGCCGATGCAACGTTCGATCCGGATGCTCCGCTCGAGTCCTACGCGTATGCGCGCGTCGGATATCATCGCGGCCTCGATGCTCTGCGCAGGGCCGGCTGGCGCGGCCAGGGGCCGGTTCCGTGGACGCACGAACCGAACCGCGGTGTGTTGCGCTCGTTGTACGCGCTACGGCGCGCGGCTGCGGCGATCGGCGAGGCCGATGAAGTCGCCCGGCTCGACGAATTTCTCGCCGGCGCCGATCCGGATGCTGCTGCCGCGATCGAGGAGACGCGAACCGCCGAGATTCCGGTGCAGCAGAACCCTGTTCAGCATCATCCCTCGCCGCCGACGGAAGCGATCGTCATCCGAGGCGAAGACTGA
- a CDS encoding SRPBCC family protein, which translates to MKLEHRFVVPAPIDVVWAAFNNLEMLVPCVPGGTLTSAEGDTFEGTVKVKLGPISMLYGGTGTFLERDQATGRMVVEAKGKDKRGNGTAGATVVAQLTTEGTGTLVEVSTDLSVTGKPAQFGRGVIQDVSDKLLGQFVDCISAKLGPSAAPDAATSAAAASDSAAATAATTTVAAEKAAPAKAASAKVTTTKAAAKPAAAKTATAKDEPGQSAATKPAPAKPAPAKPAPTTPVQPTPAPTAPAQSASTPSAPAREWSAAPSAEPAELNLLSTVMPVLIRRYAVPGLVALGGLILVIVMLRRRR; encoded by the coding sequence ATGAAACTCGAACATCGGTTTGTCGTTCCGGCCCCGATCGACGTCGTCTGGGCCGCGTTCAACAACCTGGAAATGCTCGTGCCGTGCGTGCCCGGCGGCACCCTGACGTCCGCGGAAGGTGACACTTTCGAGGGCACGGTGAAGGTCAAGCTCGGCCCGATCTCGATGCTCTACGGCGGTACGGGCACATTCCTCGAGCGCGACCAAGCGACCGGCCGGATGGTCGTCGAGGCCAAGGGCAAGGACAAGCGCGGCAACGGCACGGCCGGTGCGACGGTCGTGGCACAACTCACAACGGAGGGCACCGGCACGCTGGTCGAGGTCTCGACCGACTTGTCCGTCACGGGCAAGCCGGCGCAGTTCGGGCGTGGCGTGATCCAGGATGTCAGCGACAAGCTCCTCGGCCAGTTCGTCGACTGCATCTCGGCGAAGCTCGGGCCGAGCGCTGCGCCGGATGCTGCGACCTCCGCTGCGGCGGCCTCCGATTCTGCTGCGGCGACGGCCGCCACCACGACGGTTGCCGCCGAAAAAGCGGCGCCGGCGAAGGCTGCATCCGCAAAGGTCACGACCACGAAGGCGGCGGCAAAGCCCGCGGCGGCAAAGACGGCCACGGCGAAAGATGAACCGGGGCAGTCCGCAGCCACGAAGCCGGCACCCGCGAAGCCGGCACCCGCGAAGCCGGCACCGACGACACCCGTCCAGCCAACGCCCGCTCCCACCGCGCCAGCCCAATCTGCGTCGACCCCATCTGCACCGGCACGTGAATGGTCAGCGGCGCCGTCTGCAGAACCCGCCGAACTCAATTTGCTTTCAACCGTCATGCCGGTGTTGATCCGCCGTTACGCTGTGCCGGGTCTTGTCGCGCTCGGCGGCCTGATCCTCGTTATCGTGATGCTGCGAAGGCGACGCTGA
- a CDS encoding DUF899 domain-containing protein: MTQHTTGTREEWLAARLELLEAEKALTHNGDDVTRQRMALPWVRVDKDYRFATDAGEASLADLFAGRTQLLIYHFMFGPDYTAGCPSCSAIADGFDGSVAHLANHDVSFFAVSRAPRPKLQEFKKRMGWSFPWASSFGGDFNYDYGVTHTKEDWASGAVDYNYRSLDVRPAESGEENQFLTELAASVGTDWPTYRQEGPGMSAFALDDGVIYHTYSTYERGLDALWGMYPWLDRAPLGRNESGMWWRRHDEYVTQEA; this comes from the coding sequence ATGACCCAGCACACAACGGGCACCCGCGAGGAGTGGCTCGCGGCCCGGCTCGAACTGCTCGAGGCGGAGAAGGCCCTGACACACAATGGTGACGACGTCACTCGACAGCGCATGGCACTGCCTTGGGTGCGCGTCGACAAGGACTATCGGTTCGCGACCGACGCCGGTGAGGCATCTCTCGCGGACCTGTTCGCCGGCCGCACCCAACTGCTGATCTATCACTTCATGTTCGGTCCCGACTACACGGCCGGGTGCCCGTCCTGTTCTGCAATCGCGGATGGCTTCGACGGCTCAGTCGCGCACCTCGCCAACCACGACGTTTCATTTTTCGCCGTGTCGCGAGCTCCTCGGCCGAAATTACAGGAATTCAAGAAGCGAATGGGCTGGAGCTTTCCGTGGGCGTCGTCATTCGGCGGCGACTTCAACTACGACTACGGGGTCACGCACACGAAGGAGGACTGGGCGTCCGGAGCCGTCGACTACAACTACCGCTCGCTGGATGTGCGACCCGCCGAGTCTGGCGAGGAGAATCAATTTCTCACGGAGCTCGCCGCAAGCGTGGGAACGGACTGGCCCACCTATCGGCAGGAAGGCCCCGGAATGAGCGCGTTCGCGCTGGACGACGGCGTGATCTACCACACCTACTCGACATACGAGCGCGGGCTGGACGCGCTCTGGGGCATGTACCCGTGGCTCGACCGAGCTCCCCTCGGTCGCAACGAGTCAGGCATGTGGTGGCGTCGGCATGACGAGTACGTGACACAAGAGGCGTGA